Proteins encoded by one window of Serratia nevei:
- the lptF gene encoding LPS export ABC transporter permease LptF has translation MIIIRYLVRETLKSQIAILFILLLIFFCQNLVRVLGDAVDGNIPTNLVLSLLALGVPKMAQLILPLSLFLGLLMTLGRLYTESEITVMHACGLGKRTLIIAAMILALLTSAVAAVNVFWAGPWASRYQDVVVNEAKANPSIAGLAEGQFKPSQDGNAVLFIGNVKGSTFNDVFLAQLRPNGNQRPSVVVAEHGNIVQQKDGSQVVTLDKGTRFEGTALLRDFRITDFTDYKAVIGHRTVAADNTESEQMSMQTLWESDDPDARAELHWRLTLVVSVALMALLVVPLSVVNPRQGRVLSMLPAILLYLIFFLLQTSLRSNAGKGKLDPMLWLWLVNGVYFAIALALNLWDTVPMRKLRARLRGAA, from the coding sequence GTGATCATCATAAGATATCTGGTACGGGAAACGCTCAAGAGCCAAATCGCCATCCTGTTCATCCTGCTTCTGATCTTCTTTTGTCAGAACCTGGTCAGGGTGTTGGGCGACGCGGTGGACGGCAATATCCCGACAAACTTAGTACTCTCCCTGCTCGCGTTGGGCGTGCCGAAAATGGCGCAGCTCATCCTGCCTTTGAGCCTGTTTCTCGGCTTGCTGATGACGCTTGGGCGGTTGTATACCGAGAGCGAAATCACCGTTATGCACGCCTGCGGGCTGGGCAAACGCACCCTGATTATCGCCGCCATGATCCTGGCGCTGCTCACCTCTGCGGTCGCAGCGGTGAACGTGTTTTGGGCCGGCCCCTGGGCCTCGCGCTATCAGGACGTGGTGGTGAACGAAGCCAAGGCCAACCCGAGCATCGCCGGGCTGGCGGAAGGGCAGTTCAAACCCTCGCAGGACGGCAACGCGGTGCTGTTTATCGGCAACGTGAAGGGCAGCACCTTCAACGACGTGTTCCTGGCGCAGCTGCGGCCGAACGGCAACCAACGCCCGTCGGTGGTGGTGGCCGAGCACGGCAACATCGTGCAGCAGAAAGACGGCTCGCAGGTGGTGACGCTCGACAAGGGCACCCGCTTTGAAGGCACCGCGCTGCTGCGCGACTTCCGCATTACCGACTTCACCGACTACAAGGCGGTGATTGGCCACCGCACCGTGGCGGCGGACAACACCGAATCCGAACAGATGTCGATGCAGACGCTGTGGGAATCCGACGATCCGGACGCGCGCGCCGAGCTGCACTGGCGCCTGACGCTGGTGGTCTCGGTGGCGCTGATGGCGCTGCTGGTGGTGCCGCTCAGCGTGGTGAACCCACGCCAGGGCCGCGTGCTGAGCATGCTGCCGGCCATCCTGCTGTATCTGATCTTCTTCCTGCTGCAGACCTCGCTGCGCTCCAACGCCGGCAAGGGCAAGCTGGATCCGATGCTGTGGCTGTGGTTGGTTAACGGCGTTTACTTCGCGATCGCGCTGGCGCTGAACCTGTGGGATACCGTGCCGATGCGCAAGCTGCGCGCACGCCTGAGAGGAGCGGCCTGA